One Amblyomma americanum isolate KBUSLIRL-KWMA chromosome 8, ASM5285725v1, whole genome shotgun sequence DNA window includes the following coding sequences:
- the LOC144102459 gene encoding uncharacterized protein LOC144102459: protein MLAMYVGSDHKNWDDVLPFITYAYNTARHETTGYSPFYLLHARVPRHCIDTILPFSIYDEPSIATTLCRAVEARRIARLRILDSQQRSKHRYDIRHQPISYDPGDRVWLWTPLRKRGLCQKLLSHYTGPFVVLERISDLNYAVSRLTDSGRCSRKIHVVHIARLKRFSPRDTA, encoded by the coding sequence ATGCTAGCCATGTACGTCGGttctgaccataagaactgggacgatgTCCTACCTTTTATTACGtatgcctacaacactgcacgGCATgaaacaactggctacagccccttttacctccTGCATGCTCGCGTTCCCCGCCACTGCatcgacaccatccttcctttctCCATCTACGATGAGCCTTCCATCGCCACTACACTCTGCCGAGCTGTAGAAGCGCGTCGAATTGCCCGCCTCCGCATTTTGGACTCTCAGCAGCGCTCTAAACACCGCTACGACATTCGCCACCAGCCCATCTCCTATGACCCTGGCGATCGAGTGTGGTTGTGGACGCCGCTCCGGAAGCGCGGTTTGTGTCAGAAGCTCCTGTCCCACTACACTGGCCCTTTTGTTGTGCTCGAGCGCATCAGTGATTTGAACTACGCCGTCTCACGCCTTACTGACAGCGGCCGATGCTCACGAAAGATTCATGTGGTGCATATTGCTCGGCTCAAACGCTTCAGCCCTCGGGACACTGCTTAG